The DNA segment agaaaattgagAAGTATATGCTAGTGTGAGGAAATTACAGTAGTATTTTCTTTGTTAAGGAGCCCTGCTatgatattatttaaaacattttgtacaCAGTATTCcaattatttcaagaaataaatacatcaaaGCTTAAAAAtgtgggcttttttttaaaatagtaaaatgagtTTGAgatcagtagatgcaaacttacatttagaatggatagacagcaaggtctactgtatagcacaggggactatagccaatttcctgggatagaccatgatggaaaataataccaaagtgtgtgcgtgtgtgtgtgtgtgtgtgtgtgtgtgtgtacacacatataaaactGTGTTACTTTGTTGattagcaaaaattggcacaacattgtaaatcaactatactgtaataaaataaatattaatttaaaaaaggaaaaaatagtaaaggAACAGATCTATGAAtctaattaaaattgaaaaaagaaaactgttggtttttacatatattttatacagaattacttaataatttaatgaaatacCTGAAGGTCATATAATCTAGTTTCATATGGACCCAGGGTCTATTAGGCAAAATCTTATATTCCAACTTATTTGATGCCGTATTTCTTCCCCTGGTGTCTTTGTGATTTACACATggactctgaagccagactgcctTACTCTGAAATTTTGCTTTTGTACTCATTAGCTGTATATAATCGTTTGCACTTTACTGACCACTATgtcagcccttaaaagcaaaacaagacaaaacaaaacaccaaagaaCCTCTTAAACACCTAAcagtttctgaatatttttcctttttttaaagttacgcAATTTATACCATATCTCTTTCTCAAAGTCCAGCTTAAATCTCATCTTTCACAAATGTGTCTTAGTTGCCCGGTTGTATTCTCTTCCTCTGTGTTGCCAGGTCATCTTTTGTGTACTaatataaacataaagaaaaaaaggatcttTTGAGGAATTTAAGGAGTCTATTATagccagaggagagagaataTATTAGGAAATGAAAGGAGATACAGTTGGAAGACTAAAAAAGGACCAGGTCACAAAGGGACATACATATTATGCTAAGGAGGTTGGACATAGGTTGTACCTATGATCTTTGGGAGAATATTTTGCATTATATAAAGGCATGGACTTTAGAGTTGGGGCAACCTAGGTTCTAATTCCCAGGGCAAATTAACTTCTAGAAGGTAGCATTTCCAAACCTATGACATTCCCAACCTCACAGGGTGGCGAGCAGTAAGTAATGCCAGCAGCATGCTTGGCAAACTGTCTGGCACCTAGTAAAACTCAGTTCATATTTACCTACTGATAAAATGAGACTTCTCATGGGGCATGACTAAGACAGAAGAACAATAATTTTATCCCTTTATTCATTCTTACCATACCATGTAGCAGTTCTTTCCCTGCTTCTGGATTATGTCTTTAGAGTGTGTCATAATATTTTGGGTCATTTTCAAATGGTAAAAAATGTCCACCTTTATTAATAAAGTATTCTCATATAAGTAATTAAAATACCCACTGTCAGCCAACACAATTTACATTTAAAGATTCTGTTCCCCCAGCTTGAGCCTGTACCTGTCTAAGACCCTGCAGTGGTCTGGGAATCTGAGTGTTGTAAGAGTCTCTACTTTCCATCTTTTGCATCTTCCTCTGTGCCTCTAGCTTGATAAGTACAGTTTCTGGACCTGCCAGGGTTAAActgcagagagaaaaggagaatttgGTCAGTAAAGTTTACTTGACTCTGTAGCCAAAGACTGCTTTCTTCAGTTTCtcacatttatgtatttttaggtAATTATTAGGCAATTGGAAATGTGAAGTAATCTAGTTAACTTCATCAGTTATCAGGGGAGTACAAATTGAAATCATGATATATACCACtaaactggcaaaaattaaaaagacagaaaatatgaagaaatgagCCAATAggacatattaaatatatatatacacttacatgtatagaTTATATGATCGGAAAAAGCATGAATatgacagaaatgagaaaacaactCAGTGCTGGTTGGTGATGTTGTTTGACCTAGAttgaaacaaaagtaaacaatcACGGATGAAAGTATCTTTCGGAATCATCTCCTGGGACAGTTCTTCTCTGGATACTACAGAGCCTGATATTCATTGCCATACTGGGAGATCTGTGTCCTTGGGATCTTTCCAGATTCATTGTCTTGGGTCCTCTCCTAGCCTCTCCTGCCTTACTGATCTTCAGATATAACAGTCCCTACAACCAGTACGAGGGCCTTAGGCATCGAGTTGGTATTTCAAGGTAATAATAATTTGAACTCTATGGCTTAACGTTCTTTTTCATACTACCATGAAAATCTCAGTCTGCAAAACTGGAAAACTTCCTCTCTTTTAACTTATTCACTTCTATTGATGCCTTGATTTTATATCGGCACCATGCCTATGACTCTTAACTTTTAGAAGTAAATTGAGATTCTGGCTTTAAATGATGTTCATCTGGGTGAGAAGAGttcatgtggtacatatatgatGATAAATTTTGCATCATAGTGGAATAGAATCGTTCTGAAAGCCTAAAGTGAACATATTCTTATAATTATCTTATAAATAAGGAACCAGCTCATGACTGAGAATTGATCTTTCACATTTCTGTTGAAGTattgtgtgtatacgtgtgtgggATACTCTTAGTGGTTGTTTTGGTAACGTATCTCCTGACTCTGGTGGGAAACACAGTCATCATTCTGATCGCTTCCATTGACCCTAATCTCAaaacacccatgtactttttcctcaccCACCTCTCCCTAGTTGATATCTGCTTTACCACCAGTATTGTCCCCCAGCTGCTGTGGAACCTCAGGGGACCAGCCAAGACCATAACCGCCCTGGGCTGTGCTGTCCAGCTCTATGTCTCCCTGGCTTTGGGCTCCACTGAGTGTGTTCTCCTGGCTGTCATGGCTTTTGATCGCCATGCTGCCGTTTGCAAACCTCTCCACTATGCAGCTGTGATGAACCCAcggctgtgccaggccctggcaggGGTTGCATGGCTGAGTGGAGTAGGAAACGCTCTCATCCAGAGCACTGTCACCCTCTGGCTGCCTCGCTGTGGACACCGGCGGctccatcatttcttctgtgaggtGCCTTCCATGATTAAGCTTGCGTGTGTGGACATCCACACCAATGAGGTCCAGCTATTCATtgcatccctggtcttgctcctcTTGCCCTTAGCACTGATACTGCCGTCCTATGGACACATCGTCAAGGCAGTTACTAGGATCAAGTCAGTCCAGGCCTGGCGCAAAGCCCTGGGGACATGTGGATCCCACGTGATGGTAGTGTCCCTCTTCTATGGGACCATCACCGCTGTGTACATCCAGCCCAACAGCTCTTACGCCCATACTTCTGGGAAATTCATCTCCCTCTTCTACACGATGCTGACTCCAACCCTCAACCCTCTCATCTACACACTGAGGAATAAAGATGTGAAAGGAGCTATGAGAAGACTATTTTATAGGGGTTGGGctcataaaaaacaaagcagagcacacagttgtcagttttttttttatagtaaaaagaaaccaaagtcaTCTGTACACTCCTTCTCTAAAGTACTTTACTAATCTATAAGGAAAACATGTAACCTTCGTAGTCAGCCTTGTTGTCTTTTATTGGCTTCAGAACTATCCATCCTCTTCATCCTCTTTCCCAGGCTTCTTTTGGGCCTTTGTAAGGCAATATCTCCTCACACTTTTTAAATGTCCGTTATTcatataatttctgttttttttctttttagggctgtacctttggtatatggaagttcccagagcaggggtcaaatcacagccgtagctgccggcaatgccagatctaagccacgtctgttacctgtaccacagctcacagcaaggctggatccttaacccgctgaatgaggccagggattgaacctgcatcctcatggctactagtcaggtttcttattgctgagccacaataagaactccctcatttctgtttctcccccccccttATGCTTTTCTTCAGCCTTCCTTCCATTGCTCCACAGGCCCAGGCCGACCCAGCTGGACACTGGCACATCTGGTGGCTGAGCATATGGTGgtatagcggtcataggccatggctgCCAGGAGGTAACACTCTGTGGcaccaaagaagagaaagaagaacatcTGGAGAGCACAGCCAGAGCGAGCGATGTGGTTCTGACCATTGAGGATAGTGAAACAGTAGGGACACTGTGATAGATGTGTAGGGCTGACAGGACTggaaggaagaagtacatgggggacTGGAGGGTGGTGTCAGCTGAGAACAGTACCATGATGAGGAGGTTGCTGGCCATAGTGAGCAGGTAAatggtgagaaagagagaaaaaagcaagccCTGGAGGTTGGCCAGGTGGGAGAGACTGATGAGGATGAATTCAGGCATCTTGGAGGTGTTTGTGGTCATCCTGCTCACATCCCTTCTGACTGAAGGATAAGAGAAATGGCAaagggagttccttctgtggctcagtgggttaagaacttgactagtatccatgaagatgtgggtccaatcttctggcctcactcagtgagttaaagatccagcgtcaCCAAAATCtacagtgcaggttgcagatgcagctcagatccgagttgctgtggctgtggtgtatgcctacAGCTGGCAGCTCtcatttcacccctggcctgggaacttccatatgccatgggtttggccataaaaagaaaatacaaaattaaaaaaaagcaatagctAGGGACAGTTGCAACTGTGGAAATGTGAAGGGGGCAAAGGTGACCTCTTATGGCATCTATTCAAGACTTGGAACTTGCTTTCTTTTAGAATCTCATGGCCTTTGAGGCAGCACAGCCTTGAGTCCATATTAGACCCTGGCTCACTCTTGGGTGAATATTGCTCTCTGAGCCTAATTTCCTCACCTGATAGTCCTGCCTTTCATAAGAACACATTGAATGTTGTTTTCAGTTTCTCCAGGGATGAGAGTTGGATCATTCTAGCCTGATTTTcactcttttctcccttttacaTCCTTCCCACAGGGCTGGGGACCGCATTTTCTCTCCCAGGAGATGTTTTCCTGCTCAAGGCAGATATGTTCCATGTCCAGGGCATGAAAAATCCTATTCCTATTTGAGGGAATTTTCTGTCCTGTTGTTTTCCCTCTTGAGGCcttctacttctttctttccttctttcacatatgttctctttccttttctctcaacTTTTCTCCTCTGTGACACAATTTTTacccctttccccctttcccaGAGCTTTCTTTGGTTACCAAATCCACTcaacctttcttatttttttcctatcattttgcCATTAGATCATTTTCATGGTTTTCAAAGGGGAGTGAAAAAATTGGAAAGATCATCTCTTTCAACCTCCTGTAGGGAGTTAAACAGTTTAATTATCCAAAGGAGTGAGGCTCTCTCTAGTTTGTAAAGATAATCAGGAAGGAGATAAGATCTTTCTTGGTTGCTTATTTCTGCATTTTACAGCCTCACAAACTTTATCCCCTTTTACCATAACACATATGCAAAACCCCAAACCACATACATAAACTCTACAAAGCCACACACTAACATATTGCATTTCTAATCAGAAGCGCAGAAAAATAGGCCAATATCCTCAGATTCTAGATTCATCTAAGGTCACAAATAAATcatgtatttatacacatacgAATATCATTACAGATAACAATGAAtgtgatgacatgatactatacctagaaaatcttgaaaacactataagaaaactgttagagctcatcaatgacttTGATAAAGTTTCAAGATATAAAattgatacacagaaatcaattgcatttctatatactaacaatgaaagtacagaaagagaaattagggaaaccatcctatttagcatcacatcaaaaagaataaaataccaaggaattaacctacctaaagagacaaaagacctgtactctgaaaactataggatgctgataaaagaaatcaaagacggcacaaacagatggaaagatatatcatgctcttggattagaagaatcacaaaatgactatactacccaaggcaatctacagattcagtataCACCCCTTCAAATTACCAAttatattcttcacagaactagaacaaaatattttaaaatttgtatggaaacacaaaagaccccgaatagccaaagcaacattgaaaagaaaaaatggaactggaggaatggGGCTCCCTGAATTCAAAGGGAATTACTATGCTacgctatactacaaagctacagtcatcaagacagtatggtactggcacaaaaccagaaacatagatcaatgaaacaggatagaaagcacagaaataaacccaagaaactatggtcaactaatctatgacaaagaaggcaagagcaTACAgtgggggaaagacagtctcttcaataagtggtgctggaaatggacagctgcatgtaaaagaatgaaattctctaataccatacacaaaaagaaactcaaaatggattaaagacataaatgtaaggccagatactataaaactcctagaggaaaacataagcagaacactctttgacataaatcacagcaacatcttgtctgattcacctcctagaataatgacaataaagacaaaaataacaggaCCTATATAAACTCTAAAGcttttgcatagtaaaggaaactattaaaaagatgaaagataggctacagaatgggaggaaatctttgcaaacctgtgtaaccaacaagggcttaatctccaaaatatacaaacaactcatacaactcaacaacagttaaaaaaaaccaagaaacccAGGTGAaaaatagacattctccaaagaagatatagatatggccagtaggcacatgaaaaaatgctcaacatcactaattattagagaaatgcaaatcaaaactacagtgaggtaccaccttacactggtcagaatgggtatcattagcaagtcaacaaataccaagtgctggagaggatgtggagaaaagggaaccctccttcaccattagtgggaatgtaaattggtacaaccactatggaaaatagtatggaggttcctcagaatactaaatataaaactaccatatgatccagcaaaccaactcctgggcatatatctggacaaaactttcattcgaaAAATACTATTgaagcactattcgcaatagccaagacctggaaacaacccaaatgtccactgacagatgaatgggttaaaaagatgtatatatacacacaatggaatgctactcacccatagaaaggacaaaataatgccacttgcagcaacagagatggagcgagagattctcatcctaagtgacataagtcagaaagacaaatacaatacgatatcacttatatgtggaatctaaaatatggcacaaatgattttatctacaaaacagaagcagattatGTCATGGAGAGCaggcttgtgtttgccagggggcagtgggagagatggggagattggggttggtagatgcaaactgttacatttagaatggataagtaatcaggtcctactgtacagcacagggaattgggTACAGTCTCTTGAAACATTGAAGATAgtatgaaaagaatgtatgtatatatatgtgtgtgtatatgtatggctgggtcacttcactatacagcagaaattgaagaaatattgtaaatcaactataccttaaaaaattaaaaaaaccaaactagaATGTGAAAACACattgaacataaaaatataaatacacccAGATAtataaaaaatccaaattctgtcaaaaatataatcatattCAATAATCCCTCTTCTAAATACAAGCTCACACACTGGAATTCTTTTGCAGCTGTAGAGTCCTTGGTTAGTTCCACCTTAGTGGTTCTTTCAATGTTTCCTAGAGATGTTATCTGaataatgtctttttatttggAGCAATAACCAGTGATAAAGGCAGATGGTCTTTGAtgacttattttctcctttctctacatGGTATATCCCTCCTGAGGAAGGTGCTCTTTGATTTGGTGTCTCTTTAATGTCTCTGAGGACTTGAGTCTCCAAGCAAATTTGGCTTTCCAGTGGAGAGAGCTTTTCACATAAGTAATTAATCTGTTGTTTTGAACTCTGTTTCTAAGGTTGCAAAAAGTCTGGGGTGACCTTTCAAAAACATGTCAGAGAAAACGTCCAGAGCAATTGCTTCTCTTAGCTCTCCTGTAATATCTCTGGTTcagccattttaattttcttctcctttctcatgaatttcttctttctattaCTGTAGATGTTCTAATATTCTTATGAAGGTaataatgcaatttttatttatctaattgCTGTTGACTTCATTCAGTAATCAACTTATTTGATAACCATTCATAGAGTCCTTTATATGTATCAGTTATTCTACAGAGAAGTgtgatataaaacagaaataaacatattcTTGATCTTGATGAGCAGGTAAATGTCATTCAGGTAAATGTCATTTTCTTGGAAAACTTGTCCATAATTTCTCATGCTttgatcttttcatttctttctttttcttcttttctttttttttcttttttttttttttttttgtctttttgccatttcttgggccgctcccgcagcatatggaggttcccaggctaggggtctaattggagctgtagccaccggcctacaccagagccacagcaacgcgggatccaagccgcatctgcaacctacaccacagctcacagcaacgccggatcgttaatccactgagcaagggcagggatcgaacctgcaacctcatggttcctagtcggattcgttaaccactgcgccacgatgggaactccttcatttatttcttgagAAGTTTCTCTGCACTATTatcatttggattttgttttgttttgtttttattatgttctTGTACAGTTTCCTAGATATGATAAAGCTTGTGTATCAGATGTTTTCCTAGCATGTGTAAATAATTACAAGAtaagcatagaatatctttcagTTGTGTCTTCTTCAGCTTCATTCATCAAGGTCATAATTTCCAATGTACAGGTCTTTTACTTCTTTAGTTAAATTTAATTCCtatgaatcttatttttttgtgaGGCAAtcgtaaatgggattgctttcttaatttttctttctgatagttcattagtAGTGcataaaaatacaactttttgtatattgactttgtatcctgtgacttttcagaattcatttattcattctaacaTCTTTTTTGGTGCAGTctttggttttctatatatagtatgtcatctgcaaatacctacagtttttttttcttttttcttttggtttttgatttttagggccacaccatggcatatggaagttcccaggctaggggttgaattggagctacagctgccggcctatgccacagccacttcaATGCGAGATCCCAGCCATGTatgtaacatacaccacagctcatggcaacactggatccccgacccactgagcgaggccagggatcgaactcacatcctcagggatactagtcggattaatttcctctgcatcacaatgggaactcccaaatagtgacagttttatttcttcctttccaatttggatgtcttttgcttctctttcttgccttatGCTCTATTTacgacttccaatactatgttgaataaagtggcAAGGATGGgcatctatgttttttttttttactaatcttagaggaaaagcttttatcatagttgagtgtgatgttagctgtgggcttgtcatatgtATGTTAACATTATGTTCAGGTATGTTCCATCTCTGCCCACTTCATTGAGAGTTTTTTTATCATAcgtggatattgaattttgtccagtgtttttcatgtgtctattgagatggtcatatgttttttatccttcttttggttaatgtggtatattacattgttTGATTTGTGGATGTCGAATGATTCTTGTATCCCTGCAATGAATCCCACgagatcatagtgtatgatcctttaaattaattgttgaattcagtttgctaatattttcttcaggatttttgcatctctctttatcaaagatactggcttataattttcttttcttgtggtgttCTTATCcagttttggtattagagtaatgctggcctcataaaatgagtttgaaagtgttttctcctcttctaaTTTTTTGGAGTTTGAGAAAGATTAGTAGTGattcttctttaagtttttggTAGGATTCTCCTGTGAACCTACTTGTCCTGGACTTATTTTTGGGGACCtatcacttcatacctgtcagaatgacctatcacttcatacctg comes from the Sus scrofa isolate TJ Tabasco breed Duroc unplaced genomic scaffold, Sscrofa11.1 Contig127, whole genome shotgun sequence genome and includes:
- the LOC110258120 gene encoding olfactory receptor 2G3-like, with the protein product MTFPTSQGGEQFIVLGPLLASPALLIFRYNSPYNQYEGLRHRVELIFHISVEVLCVYVCGILLVVVLVTYLLTLVGNTVIILIASIDPNLKTPMYFFLTHLSLVDICFTTSIVPQLLWNLRGPAKTITALGCAVQLYVSLALGSTECVLLAVMAFDRHAAVCKPLHYAAVMNPRLCQALAGVAWLSGVGNALIQSTVTLWLPRCGHRRLHHFFCEVPSMIKLACVDIHTNEVQLFIASLVLLLLPLALILPSYGHIVKAVTRIKSVQAWRKALGTCGSHVMVVSLFYGTITAVYIQPNSSYAHTSGKFISLFYTMLTPTLNPLIYTLRNKDVKGAMRRLFYRGWAHKKQSRAHSCQFFFYSKKKPKSSVHSFSKVLY